The Thermoplasma acidophilum DSM 1728 genome includes a window with the following:
- a CDS encoding metal-dependent hydrolase, translating into MENLKIIWHGHACFSLIGKKHVLVDPFLTDNPVAKVKPEELKPDLILVTHGHSDHCEDASKISKNTHAPVVAAFELSEILKEEGTETIDINPGGTIEYEGIRVKATIATHSSSYNGRYAGNPMGFVIDMGRKIYHAGDTGYFKDMEAIGAMDRPDIALLPIGGHYTMDVDGAFEAVKAIKPAIAIPMHYNTFDLIRADPERFKALAGTVGTYVIIPEIEKPIEI; encoded by the coding sequence ATGGAGAACCTAAAGATAATATGGCATGGGCATGCATGCTTCAGCCTTATAGGCAAAAAGCATGTGCTGGTGGATCCGTTCCTGACCGATAACCCGGTTGCCAAGGTAAAGCCAGAAGAACTGAAGCCAGACCTCATACTGGTCACACACGGGCATTCGGATCACTGCGAGGACGCCTCAAAGATTTCGAAGAATACACATGCGCCTGTGGTGGCCGCCTTTGAGCTTTCCGAAATACTCAAAGAGGAGGGTACGGAAACCATAGACATAAACCCTGGCGGCACAATTGAATACGAAGGCATAAGAGTGAAGGCAACCATTGCAACGCATTCATCCAGTTACAACGGGAGATACGCGGGCAACCCGATGGGCTTTGTCATAGATATGGGAAGGAAGATATACCATGCCGGAGATACAGGCTATTTCAAGGATATGGAGGCTATCGGCGCTATGGATCGTCCTGATATAGCTCTTCTACCGATAGGGGGCCACTACACCATGGATGTTGATGGCGCCTTTGAGGCCGTGAAGGCCATAAAGCCGGCCATAGCCATTCCGATGCATTACAACACATTCGATCTGATAAGGGCAGATCCGGAGAGGTTCAAAGCCCTGGCAGGTACAGTTGGAACATATGTGATAATACCTGAAATAGAAAAGCCAATAGAGATCTGA
- a CDS encoding pyridoxal phosphate-dependent aminotransferase has product MKQIQLSRNVVDDISFGAIVKIRDQLLEMQRAGKKVYRLESGDPSFPIPEHVRLAIEDALKKNRTHYTDSTGIPELRKAIAEKLVKKNGIRSATPENVLVSNGGMNALYITFRSLIAPGEKVIIPDPMWTEIAEIIKLADGIPIRIPVERYVEEMRKYENDDRVRAVFINSPHNPTGYVFGEKQISDIIDFAESKGIFIVSDEAYEDVIFDGLKHLSPGSLYDDTISLFSMSKSYAMSGLRIGYAHTSNEILYDRMKKLLRCTINGVNSATQYGAVAALTGPQDYIGEMRKEYQKRRDIIYEAVSESRYLEPIKPHGTFYLWNRIKEYPPGVSDSWGMTSYLLEKTGVGSSPGPVFGPAGEGYIRFAFSAATDHIQEAADVLRNF; this is encoded by the coding sequence ATGAAACAAATTCAGCTGAGCAGAAACGTCGTCGATGATATTTCGTTCGGCGCAATAGTGAAGATAAGGGATCAGCTTCTGGAGATGCAGAGGGCAGGAAAGAAGGTATACAGACTCGAGTCCGGAGACCCATCGTTCCCCATACCAGAACATGTAAGGCTTGCAATTGAAGATGCGCTTAAGAAGAACAGAACGCATTATACCGATTCAACAGGAATACCGGAGCTCAGGAAGGCCATAGCCGAGAAACTGGTGAAGAAAAACGGCATAAGGAGTGCAACACCAGAAAACGTCCTCGTGTCCAATGGAGGAATGAACGCACTCTACATAACGTTCAGATCTCTTATCGCTCCGGGTGAGAAGGTCATAATACCGGATCCGATGTGGACGGAGATCGCAGAGATCATAAAGCTGGCGGACGGAATACCGATAAGGATTCCTGTCGAAAGATACGTTGAGGAGATGAGAAAATACGAGAATGATGACAGGGTGCGCGCTGTATTCATAAACAGCCCGCACAACCCAACCGGTTATGTTTTCGGTGAGAAGCAGATCTCTGATATAATAGATTTCGCCGAGAGCAAGGGAATTTTCATAGTCAGTGATGAGGCTTATGAGGACGTCATATTTGATGGACTGAAACATCTCAGCCCCGGATCCCTCTACGATGACACCATATCTCTGTTCTCCATGTCAAAGAGCTACGCCATGAGCGGACTGAGAATAGGATACGCGCACACAAGCAACGAGATCCTTTATGACAGGATGAAGAAGCTGCTCAGGTGCACCATTAATGGTGTGAACTCAGCCACGCAGTACGGTGCAGTTGCGGCACTGACGGGCCCGCAGGACTACATAGGCGAAATGCGAAAGGAGTACCAGAAGAGGAGGGACATAATATACGAAGCCGTGTCTGAATCAAGGTATCTCGAACCAATAAAGCCTCACGGTACCTTCTATCTCTGGAACAGGATAAAGGAATACCCGCCAGGAGTTTCCGATTCATGGGGAATGACATCCTACCTTCTGGAGAAAACCGGTGTTGGTTCGTCTCCTGGTCCTGTATTCGGACCGGCCGGCGAGGGATACATCAGATTCGCATTCAGTGCAGCAACAGACCACATACAGGAGGCAGCAGACGTTCTGAGAAACTTCTGA
- a CDS encoding lipoprotein, with amino-acid sequence MNKEIRGRIKIIYSLPSEESAMKIMYLGVAELNEQRSLRSLMGFYKCMDAIKDMFQRRYP; translated from the coding sequence ATGAACAAGGAGATACGTGGGAGGATAAAGATAATCTATTCACTTCCGTCCGAAGAGAGCGCTATGAAGATAATGTACCTGGGGGTGGCCGAACTCAACGAACAGCGGTCTTTACGATCCCTAATGGGATTCTATAAATGCATGGACGCGATCAAGGACATGTTCCAGAGAAGGTATCCTTGA
- a CDS encoding type II toxin-antitoxin system HicB family antitoxin, producing MKYTVIITKDEDGYYVVNVPALPGCFTQGKTKKEALINIKEAIRAYIESLKKHNEKIPRDNAEEITVHA from the coding sequence ATGAAATACACGGTTATAATAACGAAAGATGAAGATGGGTATTACGTTGTTAATGTACCCGCGCTTCCAGGTTGCTTCACCCAAGGAAAGACAAAAAAAGAAGCGTTGATAAATATTAAGGAAGCCATTAGAGCATATATTGAATCGTTGAAAAAACACAATGAAAAGATCCCAAGGGACAATGCAGAGGAGATAACTGTACATGCCTAG
- a CDS encoding type II toxin-antitoxin system HicA family toxin, with the protein MPRTPVLSGHDVIKALSKIGYRFDHQTGSHVILINEQNRRITVPMHDEIGKGLLRAILKQVGISMNDFLKLLE; encoded by the coding sequence ATGCCTAGAACCCCTGTACTATCAGGCCATGATGTCATAAAGGCATTATCTAAGATAGGCTATCGTTTTGATCATCAAACAGGAAGCCACGTGATTTTGATTAATGAACAAAATAGAAGGATAACAGTTCCCATGCATGATGAAATAGGAAAAGGCCTGTTAAGAGCGATATTAAAGCAGGTAGGGATATCAATGAACGACTTTTTGAAACTTCTCGAATAA
- a CDS encoding acetate--CoA ligase, with the protein MASELDGFKKWDKDLEGDLGKFEFFVNGYSNVSFNCIDRHAMKTPQKTAIIWLSEDGLRQSITYRDLMLQTAKFAKGLADEGVKMGDVVTIFLPNRIEAFIAAHACFRIGAIYNIIFSGFSAKALLDRMKETNPKVVITTDSSLRRGRKINLKETLDSIISEVPSVKKVIIIKRDGKHDLNLGEREVYYDDFMSGITGYAEPVPIEANAPGFVIYTSGTTAKPKGVVHSGIGFLVGSYHNVKYALDLGPEDIFWCTADVGWLTFPIFELVGGLAHGATVIAYEGALDYPDIRHFYSIIQDFKVTKLFTAPTFLRMLARNGSDVASGYDLSSLRLISLVGEPLDVKTWKWVYNDLGHGRIEINNTYGQTETGSAWTSSLVGVTGARPGSCGLPLPGHSFDILDEGGQPVENGRIGTLVLRKPFPSLARGIWKDPQRYFKEYLSVFPGNYCTYDSAVRDRYGHIWVLGRTDDVINVSGHRISTMEMEDAIMSIPEVSEAAVVGVDHAIKGMSTAVFVTLGNGIDLPADLGKRIQDEIARRIGNYAKPESVYVIPEMPKTRSGKIMRRLLREIVISNKVSGDLTGLEDPGVISRILQEMKQA; encoded by the coding sequence GTGGCATCTGAATTGGACGGGTTCAAGAAATGGGATAAAGATCTTGAAGGTGATCTTGGAAAATTCGAATTTTTCGTCAATGGATACAGCAATGTCAGTTTTAACTGTATTGACAGGCATGCAATGAAAACACCTCAGAAGACTGCTATAATATGGCTGAGTGAGGACGGTTTACGGCAATCGATAACCTACAGAGATCTCATGCTGCAGACCGCGAAATTTGCGAAAGGATTGGCAGATGAAGGCGTAAAAATGGGAGATGTCGTGACGATCTTTCTCCCCAATAGAATAGAGGCATTCATAGCTGCCCATGCCTGCTTCAGAATTGGGGCGATATATAACATAATATTTTCTGGGTTTTCTGCTAAAGCCCTTCTGGATAGGATGAAGGAAACTAACCCAAAGGTGGTAATAACCACAGACAGCAGTCTACGCCGGGGAAGAAAAATCAACCTGAAGGAGACCCTAGACTCAATAATCAGTGAAGTGCCGTCCGTGAAGAAAGTCATCATAATCAAGAGAGACGGCAAGCACGATCTGAATCTGGGTGAAAGGGAAGTATACTACGATGACTTTATGTCAGGAATAACGGGATATGCCGAACCGGTGCCTATCGAGGCTAATGCACCTGGTTTTGTCATATACACTTCTGGGACAACGGCCAAGCCCAAGGGCGTGGTCCATTCCGGCATAGGTTTTCTTGTTGGATCCTATCACAATGTAAAATATGCGCTTGATCTTGGGCCTGAAGATATCTTCTGGTGTACCGCCGACGTGGGATGGCTGACGTTCCCGATCTTCGAACTCGTGGGCGGCCTGGCACACGGTGCAACGGTCATTGCATACGAGGGGGCGCTGGATTACCCTGACATAAGGCATTTCTACAGCATTATACAGGATTTCAAGGTTACGAAATTGTTCACGGCGCCAACCTTTTTGAGAATGCTTGCCAGGAATGGATCGGACGTGGCTTCTGGATATGACCTGAGCAGCCTGAGGCTGATATCGCTGGTTGGGGAACCGCTAGACGTGAAGACATGGAAATGGGTGTACAACGACCTCGGGCACGGGAGGATAGAGATAAACAACACCTACGGCCAGACGGAAACAGGGAGCGCATGGACTTCCTCTCTTGTGGGCGTTACCGGTGCAAGGCCCGGTTCATGCGGGCTTCCACTCCCAGGTCACTCATTTGATATACTTGACGAAGGTGGTCAACCAGTTGAAAATGGAAGGATAGGGACGCTCGTATTGAGAAAGCCATTCCCTTCACTTGCAAGAGGAATATGGAAAGACCCACAGAGATATTTCAAGGAATATCTTTCTGTTTTCCCGGGGAATTATTGTACCTATGATTCTGCCGTCCGTGACAGGTATGGCCATATATGGGTACTCGGAAGAACTGACGATGTGATAAATGTTTCCGGGCACAGGATCTCCACAATGGAGATGGAAGATGCAATAATGTCTATACCGGAGGTTTCTGAGGCTGCCGTTGTTGGTGTCGATCATGCTATAAAAGGCATGTCAACTGCGGTATTTGTCACCCTCGGCAACGGAATTGATTTGCCAGCAGATCTAGGAAAAAGGATACAGGACGAAATTGCTAGAAGGATAGGTAATTATGCCAAGCCTGAAAGTGTATACGTGATCCCAGAGATGCCAAAGACGCGTAGCGGAAAGATAATGCGAAGACTGTTGCGAGAGATCGTAATCAGCAATAAAGTGAGCGGTGATCTGACAGGCCTCGAGGATCCCGGTGTGATTTCGCGCATACTGCAGGAGATGAAGCAGGCTTAA
- a CDS encoding DsrE family protein, whose amino-acid sequence MACRTSMEMNNIKESDLVKGVSPTPMGGFIEIVRRQQEGWYYIHV is encoded by the coding sequence ATGGCCTGCAGGACATCCATGGAAATGAACAACATCAAGGAATCCGATCTTGTCAAGGGTGTCTCTCCCACCCCGATGGGCGGTTTCATAGAGATTGTTAGGAGGCAGCAGGAGGGGTGGTATTACATCCACGTGTGA
- a CDS encoding 2-oxoacid:ferredoxin oxidoreductase subunit beta, with product MVHNFRNDITVDWCPGCGDFGILTALTSALQELNLGPHDVAVISGIGCSGKTPHYVNAAGAHTLHGRAIPVAVGVKLTNPKLKVIVTGGDGDLMSIGAGHLVAEGRRNSGITVLMYDNAVYGLTKGQAAPTLKLGVQTKSLARPNIYDAINPIMLAISTGYSFVARGFSFEIAHLKNIIKQAVMFPGSSFIDILQPCPTYNNINTMDWYKKRVYKLDDDKSWDPVVTENDPKAEEKYNRAIEKSFEWGDRIPIGVFYVNKKIPPFTERLKQYVDNYENVPPAAQDVKSPDGRPIVDPFETFKDKIIV from the coding sequence ATGGTTCATAATTTCAGGAACGATATAACGGTTGACTGGTGCCCTGGCTGCGGTGATTTTGGTATTCTGACCGCACTCACATCGGCACTGCAGGAACTGAATCTCGGGCCGCACGATGTTGCGGTCATATCCGGTATTGGGTGCTCTGGAAAGACGCCTCACTACGTGAACGCTGCCGGTGCACACACGCTGCACGGGAGAGCGATACCTGTGGCGGTTGGCGTCAAGCTCACGAACCCGAAGCTGAAGGTCATCGTGACCGGTGGAGATGGCGATCTCATGAGCATCGGTGCCGGTCACCTTGTGGCTGAGGGCAGGAGGAACAGCGGCATAACGGTGCTTATGTACGATAACGCCGTTTACGGTCTCACAAAGGGACAGGCAGCCCCGACGCTGAAGCTTGGAGTGCAGACGAAGAGCCTGGCAAGGCCGAACATTTACGACGCGATAAATCCGATAATGCTTGCCATATCCACCGGATACTCCTTCGTTGCCAGAGGGTTCAGCTTCGAAATCGCACACCTTAAGAACATAATAAAGCAGGCTGTAATGTTCCCGGGATCTTCATTCATAGACATACTGCAGCCCTGCCCGACGTACAACAACATAAACACAATGGACTGGTACAAGAAGAGGGTCTACAAGCTCGACGATGACAAGTCATGGGATCCTGTCGTCACGGAGAACGACCCCAAGGCAGAGGAGAAGTACAACAGGGCCATTGAGAAGTCCTTTGAATGGGGAGACCGCATACCAATCGGCGTATTCTATGTCAACAAGAAAATACCGCCGTTCACTGAGCGTCTCAAGCAGTACGTTGATAACTACGAAAACGTGCCGCCAGCTGCACAGGACGTGAAGTCACCCGACGGCAGGCCGATAGTCGATCCATTCGAAACATTCAAGGATAAGATCATAGTTTAA